A single window of Streptomyces griseoviridis DNA harbors:
- a CDS encoding effector-associated domain 2-containing protein: MTEPPAPDPGASAGLADALMRVSVLDSLDARRLCVLDALDRLRLRLSVPEFDDKKMHIVVMVRAFATVPDGWRRLAEAVGHLAHHDLPSQHALSLVEPVLPPVLDAPALDGLNRLLEGLDRTSVPQLPAVYQQAAGEHFGPLPEFVHTAWDAHQLLTHTNRPAEGAPRTVRFLQGLAMVLTPDRGDALRAWVSRQVRGTAADHVEAQRILDDSRAHAGGSASKSVRPAYLLIRLAPATASPDRVDISCWASSGASWEPRRREQSSVPASSVRARVATLIDREEARLRTHRGSLVLEFILPLSMMNEPVEQWSRHSAFGEDSVWGGGLGGPPIGVDYRVVVRSKERIDAQQLHRTWNERWDVLSAAEPRATAHQCARGDGARAESLYEHLARAPHIVLMTLGSAPDDPHGRRELLVGLQAGLPLLLWSRGGGAAGPSAALHEGLLQGDLEEVLGRLTSLRSAPHPGDDDAGGCGPRLAVLWDDPNRLPEIPEPIA, translated from the coding sequence ATGACTGAACCCCCCGCCCCCGATCCGGGGGCCTCGGCCGGACTCGCGGACGCCCTGATGCGGGTCTCGGTCCTCGACTCGCTCGACGCGCGCAGACTCTGTGTCCTCGACGCCCTCGACCGGCTCCGACTGCGGTTGTCCGTCCCGGAGTTCGACGACAAGAAGATGCACATCGTGGTGATGGTGCGGGCCTTCGCCACGGTGCCCGACGGCTGGCGGCGGCTCGCCGAGGCGGTCGGCCACCTCGCCCACCACGACCTGCCCTCCCAGCACGCGCTGTCCCTCGTCGAACCGGTGCTGCCGCCCGTCCTCGACGCCCCGGCGCTCGACGGCCTCAACCGGCTGCTCGAAGGGCTCGACCGGACGAGCGTGCCGCAGCTCCCGGCCGTCTACCAGCAGGCCGCGGGCGAACACTTCGGCCCGCTGCCCGAGTTCGTGCACACCGCGTGGGACGCGCACCAGCTGCTCACCCACACCAACCGCCCCGCCGAGGGCGCCCCACGCACCGTGCGGTTCCTGCAGGGGCTGGCGATGGTCCTCACGCCGGACCGCGGGGACGCGCTGCGCGCCTGGGTCAGCCGCCAGGTGCGCGGCACGGCGGCGGACCACGTGGAGGCGCAGCGGATACTCGACGACTCCCGTGCGCACGCGGGCGGTTCGGCGTCCAAGTCGGTGCGCCCCGCCTATCTCCTGATCCGGCTCGCCCCGGCGACGGCGTCACCCGACCGGGTCGACATCAGCTGCTGGGCGAGCAGCGGGGCGTCCTGGGAGCCGCGCAGACGCGAGCAGTCCTCGGTGCCCGCCTCTTCGGTGCGGGCCCGGGTGGCGACGCTGATCGACCGTGAGGAGGCCCGGCTGCGCACCCATCGCGGCAGTCTCGTACTGGAGTTCATACTGCCCCTCTCGATGATGAACGAGCCCGTCGAGCAGTGGTCGAGGCACAGCGCCTTCGGTGAGGACTCGGTGTGGGGCGGCGGGCTCGGCGGGCCCCCGATCGGAGTGGACTACCGGGTGGTGGTGCGCAGCAAGGAGCGCATCGACGCACAGCAGTTGCACCGGACCTGGAACGAGCGCTGGGACGTGCTGTCGGCGGCGGAGCCGCGGGCCACCGCGCACCAGTGCGCCCGGGGTGACGGGGCGCGGGCCGAGTCGCTCTACGAGCATCTCGCCCGTGCCCCGCACATCGTCCTGATGACCCTGGGTTCCGCGCCGGACGACCCGCACGGCAGGAGGGAACTGCTGGTGGGTCTCCAGGCGGGTCTGCCGCTGCTGCTGTGGAGCCGCGGGGGCGGTGCGGCAGGGCCGTCGGCCGCGCTCCACGAGGGCTTGCTCCAGGGGGACTTGGAGGAGGTTCTGGGAAGGCTGACGTCCTTGCGCTCGGCTCCCCATCCGGGGGACGATGACGCCGGGGGTTGCGGCCCCCGGCTCGCCGTGTTGTGGGACGACCCGAACCGGCTCCCGGAGATTCCGGAGCCAATTGCCTGA
- a CDS encoding TetR/AcrR family transcriptional regulator, producing MTSQAADGPDTVTATRRSKITPEREREFFDAVLEQVRECGYDSVTMEGVAASTRCSKSTLYRQWKTKPQFVAAALRSARQARFTGIDTGSLAEDLRRAARAAGEWSGKDTRLLQALGHAVTQDRELQQALREALVDPEIAALKAILRRGVERGEVAADHPALEYVPAQMFGVLRVRPVLEGEYADPDYLVRFVEAAVLPALGLT from the coding sequence ATGACGTCGCAGGCTGCGGACGGACCGGACACGGTCACCGCCACGCGCCGCTCCAAGATCACGCCGGAGCGTGAGCGGGAGTTCTTCGACGCCGTGCTCGAACAGGTCCGCGAATGCGGCTACGACTCCGTCACCATGGAGGGCGTCGCGGCCAGCACCAGGTGCAGCAAGTCGACGCTCTACCGGCAGTGGAAGACCAAGCCGCAGTTCGTCGCCGCCGCCCTGCGCTCGGCCAGGCAGGCGCGCTTCACCGGCATCGACACCGGCTCGCTCGCCGAGGACCTGCGGCGCGCGGCACGGGCCGCGGGGGAGTGGTCGGGCAAGGACACCCGGCTGCTCCAGGCGCTCGGCCACGCGGTCACCCAGGACCGCGAACTGCAGCAGGCGCTGCGCGAGGCCCTCGTCGACCCGGAGATCGCCGCGCTCAAGGCGATCCTGCGGCGCGGGGTGGAGCGCGGCGAGGTCGCCGCCGACCATCCGGCGCTCGAGTACGTGCCGGCGCAGATGTTCGGCGTACTGCGGGTCAGACCGGTCCTGGAGGGCGAGTACGCCGACCCGGACTATCTGGTCCGCTTCGTGGAGGCCGCCGTGCTACCGGCACTCGGCCTCACCTGA
- a CDS encoding phospholipid scramblase-related protein — protein sequence MTTQSNTPAGWYADPHGAAKTLRYWDGSQWTEHTSPDGQGTAAPQVPPQQPASADPRVRGQVQRQAGVAPSGPGGGTVFTEPVLVVNQKAKLIELTNEYKVMDQNGNPIGSVTEVGQSALRKVLRFVSSLDQFLTHRLEIRDVHGAPQLLLTRPAKIFKSRVVVARPDGTPVGEIVQQNMIGKINFAMNVDGRQVGAIKAENWRAWNFAIVDHDGNEVARITKTWEGLAKTMFTTADNYVLQIHYQLPEPLLSLVVATALTVDTALKQDSRGFG from the coding sequence GTGACCACGCAATCGAACACTCCCGCAGGCTGGTACGCGGACCCGCACGGTGCCGCGAAGACCCTGCGCTACTGGGACGGCTCCCAGTGGACCGAACACACCAGTCCGGACGGGCAGGGCACGGCCGCCCCGCAGGTCCCGCCGCAGCAGCCCGCCTCCGCCGACCCGCGCGTGCGGGGCCAGGTGCAGCGGCAGGCCGGGGTCGCGCCGAGCGGCCCCGGCGGCGGCACCGTCTTCACCGAACCGGTCCTGGTGGTCAACCAGAAGGCCAAACTGATCGAGCTGACCAACGAGTACAAGGTCATGGATCAGAACGGCAACCCGATCGGCTCGGTCACCGAGGTCGGCCAGAGCGCCCTGCGCAAGGTGCTGCGCTTCGTCTCGAGCCTCGACCAGTTCCTCACCCACCGCCTGGAGATCCGCGACGTCCACGGCGCCCCGCAACTGCTGCTGACCCGGCCCGCGAAGATCTTCAAGTCCCGGGTGGTCGTGGCCCGTCCGGACGGGACGCCGGTCGGTGAGATCGTCCAGCAGAACATGATCGGGAAGATCAACTTCGCGATGAACGTGGACGGCCGGCAGGTCGGCGCGATCAAGGCGGAGAACTGGCGTGCCTGGAACTTCGCGATCGTCGACCACGACGGCAACGAGGTCGCCCGGATCACCAAGACCTGGGAGGGCCTCGCCAAGACGATGTTCACGACCGCGGACAACTACGTCCTGCAGATCCACTACCAGCTCCCCGAGCCCCTGCTGAGCCTGGTCGTCGCCACGGCCCTGACCGTCGACACGGCCCTCAAGCAGGACTCACGCGGCTTCGGCTGA
- a CDS encoding phosphocholine-specific phospholipase C, giving the protein MPEVNRRRFLQLAGATTAFTALSASIERAAALPANHRTGSIEDVEHIVVLMQENRSFDHYFGSLRGVRGFGDPRPVTRPDGTSVWHQSDGAKDILPFHPDADDLGLAFIQDLPHGWNDGHAAFNGGRYDRWVPAKGSTTMAYLTRDDIPFHYALADSFTICDAYHCSFIGSTDPNRYYLWTGHTGNDGQGGGPVLGNDEAGYGWTTYPERLEAAGVSWKIYQDVGDGLDAAGGWGWISDAYRGNYGDNSLLYFNQYRDAKPGDPLYDKARTGTDARTGEGYFDRLKADVRGGTLPQISWIVAPEAFTEHPNWPANYGAWYISQVLDVLTSDPKVWAKTALFITYDENDGFFDHHVPPFPPASAAQGLSTVDAGLDVFKGAGGTVAGPYGLGQRVPMLVVSPWTKGGHVLSETLDHTSIIRFMERRFGVHEPHISPWRRAVCGDLTAAFDFSRADTGRVTLPATDGYRPPDRDRHPDYRPTPPAKGVLPVQEPGSRPARALKYAPYVDGSADTGAGKFTLALASGPQAGAAFLITSGNRGDGPWTYTTEAGKTLADTWNSAYSGGSYDLTAHGPNGFLRVFKGPNKVAGPEVTARHRGDDLELTLTNKGAGTATLRLTGGYGLPARTFTVRPGATVRHTVVLAASRRWYDVSVTSDADPGYLRRFAGHVENGQPGVSDPAIITR; this is encoded by the coding sequence ATGCCCGAGGTCAATCGGCGTCGTTTTCTCCAACTCGCGGGTGCGACAACGGCCTTCACGGCCCTGTCCGCCAGCATCGAACGCGCCGCCGCGCTCCCCGCGAACCATCGCACGGGGTCGATCGAGGACGTCGAGCACATCGTCGTGCTGATGCAGGAGAACCGTTCCTTCGACCACTACTTCGGTTCGCTGCGCGGAGTCCGCGGCTTCGGCGACCCGCGCCCGGTGACCAGGCCCGACGGCACATCGGTCTGGCACCAGTCCGACGGCGCGAAGGACATCCTGCCGTTCCACCCGGACGCCGACGACCTCGGCCTCGCCTTCATCCAGGACCTCCCGCACGGCTGGAACGACGGCCACGCCGCCTTCAACGGCGGCAGGTACGACCGCTGGGTGCCCGCCAAGGGGTCCACCACGATGGCGTACCTGACCCGTGACGACATCCCGTTCCACTACGCGCTCGCCGACTCCTTCACGATCTGCGACGCCTACCACTGCTCGTTCATCGGCTCCACCGACCCCAACCGCTACTATCTGTGGACGGGTCACACCGGCAACGACGGCCAGGGCGGCGGCCCGGTCCTCGGCAACGACGAGGCGGGCTACGGCTGGACGACCTACCCGGAGCGGCTGGAGGCGGCCGGCGTCTCCTGGAAGATCTACCAGGACGTCGGCGACGGGCTCGACGCGGCCGGCGGCTGGGGCTGGATCTCCGACGCCTACCGGGGCAACTACGGGGACAACTCGCTGCTCTACTTCAACCAGTACCGCGACGCGAAGCCCGGCGATCCGCTCTACGACAAGGCCCGCACCGGCACCGACGCCCGTACCGGCGAAGGCTACTTCGACCGGCTGAAGGCGGACGTCCGGGGCGGCACGCTGCCGCAGATCTCCTGGATCGTCGCGCCCGAGGCGTTCACCGAACACCCCAACTGGCCCGCGAACTACGGCGCCTGGTACATCTCCCAGGTCTTGGACGTCCTCACCTCCGACCCGAAGGTGTGGGCGAAGACCGCCCTGTTCATCACCTACGACGAGAACGACGGTTTCTTCGACCACCACGTCCCGCCGTTCCCGCCCGCCTCGGCCGCGCAAGGCCTCTCCACGGTCGACGCGGGACTCGACGTGTTCAAGGGCGCTGGCGGCACCGTCGCGGGACCGTACGGACTCGGCCAGCGGGTGCCCATGCTGGTCGTCTCGCCGTGGACCAAGGGCGGCCACGTCCTGTCCGAGACCCTCGACCACACCTCGATCATCCGGTTCATGGAGCGCCGCTTCGGCGTCCACGAGCCCCACATCTCGCCCTGGCGGCGCGCGGTCTGCGGCGACCTGACGGCGGCCTTCGACTTCTCCCGCGCGGACACCGGACGGGTCACGCTGCCCGCGACCGACGGTTACCGGCCGCCGGACCGCGACCGCCACCCCGACTACCGTCCGACCCCGCCTGCCAAGGGCGTCCTGCCCGTCCAGGAACCCGGCAGCCGGCCGGCCCGCGCCCTCAAGTACGCGCCGTACGTGGACGGTTCGGCCGACACAGGGGCCGGGAAGTTCACCCTCGCCCTCGCCTCGGGACCGCAGGCGGGAGCCGCCTTCCTGATCACCTCGGGCAACCGCGGTGACGGGCCGTGGACCTACACGACCGAGGCGGGCAAGACGCTCGCGGACACCTGGAACTCGGCCTACTCGGGCGGCTCCTACGACCTGACCGCCCACGGCCCCAACGGCTTCCTGCGCGTCTTCAAGGGACCCAACAAGGTCGCGGGTCCCGAGGTCACCGCCCGCCACCGCGGCGACGACCTCGAACTCACCCTCACCAACAAGGGCGCGGGCACCGCCACTCTGCGGCTCACCGGCGGCTACGGCCTGCCGGCCAGGACCTTCACGGTCCGTCCCGGCGCCACCGTCCGGCACACCGTGGTCCTCGCGGCGAGCCGGCGCTGGTACGACGTGAGCGTCACGTCCGACGCCGACCCTGGATACCTGCGGCGATTCGCCGGACATGTCGAGAACGGGCAGCCGGGCGTGAGCGATCCGGCGATCATCACACGGTAA
- a CDS encoding phosphatase PAP2 family protein codes for MNARTEPGEAGSRAIARPPLVRELLLVAGLFLVYKFGRQLATGHTAEAFRNAGRVWDLERTLRLPGEGTVQSLLLHGETLTESANVYYATVHFPATVAFLVWLYLRRPAHYVWARRVLAAVTAAALVLHLTFPLAPPRMLAATGLVDTGKVFGPSVYGPPRTDHLSNQFAAMPSLHFGWALMVAIGLIVATRSRLRLLWLLHPLLTLLVIVGTANHYWLDCLAAAALLGLALAVIRAPRATATGAEPRKASPPRTRTTGRDPGDLAPAGANVLAGAGR; via the coding sequence ATGAATGCCCGAACCGAGCCTGGAGAAGCGGGGTCACGCGCGATAGCGCGGCCCCCGCTCGTCCGTGAACTCCTGCTCGTCGCAGGGCTGTTCCTCGTCTACAAGTTCGGCAGGCAGCTGGCCACCGGCCACACCGCCGAGGCGTTCCGCAACGCGGGCCGCGTCTGGGACCTGGAGCGGACGCTGCGGCTGCCGGGCGAGGGCACGGTCCAGTCGCTGCTGCTGCACGGCGAGACGCTGACGGAGTCGGCGAACGTCTACTACGCCACCGTCCACTTCCCCGCGACCGTGGCCTTCCTGGTCTGGCTCTACCTGCGCCGCCCGGCGCACTACGTCTGGGCCCGCCGGGTGCTGGCCGCCGTCACCGCCGCCGCCCTGGTGCTGCATCTCACGTTCCCGCTCGCGCCGCCCCGGATGCTCGCGGCCACCGGCCTGGTCGACACCGGGAAGGTCTTCGGTCCCTCGGTCTACGGTCCGCCGCGGACCGACCACCTCTCCAACCAGTTCGCGGCGATGCCGTCGCTGCACTTCGGCTGGGCCCTGATGGTCGCGATCGGCCTGATCGTGGCGACCCGCTCGCGGCTGCGCCTGCTGTGGCTGCTGCACCCGCTGCTGACGCTGCTGGTGATCGTCGGCACCGCCAACCACTACTGGCTCGACTGCCTCGCGGCGGCGGCGCTGCTCGGCCTGGCGCTCGCGGTGATCCGCGCGCCGCGTGCCACGGCGACGGGCGCGGAGCCCCGGAAGGCGTCGCCGCCGCGTACCCGGACCACCGGACGCGACCCGGGCGACCTCGCGCCGGCCGGTGCGAACGTCCTGGCCGGAGCGGGACGATGA
- a CDS encoding trypsin-like peptidase domain-containing protein: MGTRNAGASVPPGAAGWRARIHGREGAGVAGAGLLLTERTVLTCAHVVEAALRLPDADRPPEGTVRVDFPAAEDGGAVPARVVEGGWLRRPPALDLAVLELAEPPPPSAVAAPVAVGGAETGALVTLFGHPAAVPDGVWTRGRVAGAGGPHARWRQIDGLDAVGAPVERGFSGAGVWDLGQGRVVGVLAAVLVTRRTDGPGGPRVSWMIPLDVLDPALLPAAPPPTAPRAVDDWAAAPPSALWPLVDRLLAMESFRLDAGPQLLGQLPAEIAAGTTRSANPRVQLYHLVGRCGEFARGPAALVRAVRWLEGDTLAVTEFAAEARKTWPDRLADDD, translated from the coding sequence GTGGGGACTCGGAATGCCGGTGCCTCCGTGCCGCCGGGCGCGGCCGGCTGGCGGGCCCGCATCCACGGCCGCGAGGGCGCGGGCGTCGCGGGAGCCGGCCTGCTGCTCACCGAGCGCACGGTGCTGACCTGCGCGCATGTCGTCGAGGCCGCCCTGCGCCTGCCGGACGCGGACCGGCCGCCCGAGGGCACGGTCCGGGTGGACTTCCCGGCCGCGGAGGACGGCGGCGCGGTGCCGGCCAGGGTCGTCGAGGGCGGCTGGCTGCGGCGGCCGCCCGCCCTGGATCTGGCGGTACTCGAACTGGCGGAACCACCGCCGCCGTCCGCGGTGGCGGCGCCGGTCGCGGTGGGCGGCGCCGAGACCGGGGCGCTGGTCACGCTGTTCGGGCATCCGGCGGCCGTCCCCGACGGGGTGTGGACGCGCGGCCGGGTGGCGGGCGCGGGCGGCCCGCACGCGCGGTGGCGGCAGATCGACGGCCTCGACGCGGTCGGCGCGCCGGTGGAACGGGGCTTCAGCGGCGCCGGGGTCTGGGACCTCGGACAGGGGCGGGTGGTCGGGGTGCTGGCCGCCGTCCTGGTCACCCGGCGCACGGACGGTCCCGGCGGCCCGCGGGTCTCCTGGATGATCCCGCTCGACGTCCTCGACCCGGCCCTGCTGCCGGCCGCCCCACCGCCCACCGCGCCGCGGGCCGTCGATGACTGGGCGGCGGCGCCGCCGAGTGCGCTGTGGCCGCTGGTCGACCGGCTGCTGGCCATGGAGTCGTTCCGGCTGGACGCGGGCCCGCAGCTGCTCGGCCAACTGCCCGCCGAGATAGCCGCGGGCACCACCCGCTCGGCCAACCCGCGCGTGCAGCTCTACCATCTGGTGGGCCGCTGCGGGGAGTTCGCCCGCGGACCGGCCGCGCTGGTCAGGGCGGTGCGCTGGCTGGAGGGGGACACCCTCGCCGTGACGGAGTTCGCGGCGGAGGCCAGAAAGACCTGGCCGGACCGGCTGGCCGACGATGACTGA